In Candidatus Paceibacterota bacterium, the following proteins share a genomic window:
- a CDS encoding ABC transporter permease, translating into MSIINPKIIKLAYIGLKANKTRTALSVLGIVIGVAAVIIIVSVGQGLKALVVNQINSFGSNLISVQVKIPGSDLGNSARSRAEGIVVTTLKGDDAVAMRDRRVFPYIEAVSGYTSSMDVAKYEEKEKKVFILASDSFYPAIDGQMKIDSGRFFTEDENSAVARVIVIGGDVAKKFFGSENAVGRSIKIKQVSFKVVGVLKSRGIMFGINMDEMVVVPLLTGQKMLLGIDYIMEIGIKISDEAFIPQARSEIAKLMRQRHHIADPKNDDFEIVAVSQILDIVNSVTGAISLLLGLLAAISLLVGGVGIMNIMLVIVTERTKEIGLRKALGAKQKDILIQFVLEAILISVLGGVIGIVMGIMVSLAITYAINSFGFAWPYVISVEAILISFFVAAFFGIVFGWYPAKKAAGLNPIEALRFE; encoded by the coding sequence ATGTCAATTATCAATCCCAAGATCATAAAACTTGCGTATATCGGCCTCAAAGCGAACAAGACGAGAACGGCTTTGTCCGTTTTGGGCATAGTCATCGGAGTCGCTGCCGTTATTATTATTGTTTCCGTAGGCCAGGGATTGAAAGCTTTGGTCGTAAATCAGATCAATTCATTCGGTTCAAATCTGATCTCGGTGCAGGTCAAAATTCCCGGGAGCGATCTTGGAAATAGCGCGCGTTCCAGAGCGGAGGGGATAGTTGTAACGACCCTCAAGGGAGATGATGCTGTAGCCATGAGAGACAGAAGAGTCTTTCCGTATATCGAAGCAGTTTCCGGATATACCTCTTCGATGGATGTGGCAAAATACGAGGAAAAAGAAAAAAAAGTATTTATTCTTGCTTCCGATTCTTTCTATCCGGCAATAGACGGTCAGATGAAGATAGACAGCGGAAGATTTTTCACAGAGGATGAGAACAGCGCCGTGGCCAGGGTTATCGTGATCGGAGGCGATGTGGCAAAGAAATTTTTCGGTTCCGAGAATGCCGTCGGAAGATCAATTAAAATAAAACAGGTGAGTTTTAAGGTTGTGGGAGTTCTGAAGTCAAGAGGGATCATGTTCGGCATAAACATGGATGAGATGGTCGTGGTGCCGCTTTTGACTGGGCAGAAGATGCTTCTTGGGATCGATTATATAATGGAAATAGGGATCAAGATCTCAGACGAGGCATTTATCCCGCAGGCCAGGAGCGAGATCGCGAAGCTTATGAGGCAAAGACACCACATAGCGGATCCTAAAAATGACGATTTTGAAATAGTAGCGGTCAGCCAGATCCTGGATATAGTGAATTCGGTGACCGGAGCAATATCTCTCCTTCTTGGACTTCTTGCGGCAATATCCCTTCTGGTGGGAGGGGTCGGTATCATGAATATAATGCTTGTCATAGTCACAGAGAGGACAAAAGAGATCGGTCTTCGCAAGGCCTTGGGGGCGAAGCAAAAGGATATCCTGATACAGTTCGTGCTTGAGGCGATCCTGATCTCTGTTCTTGGAGGAGTGATCGGGATAGTAATGGGTATTATGGTATCCCTCGCAATAACCTATGCCATAAATTCATTTGGATTCGCCTGGCCATATGTCATATCCGTGGAAGCCATTCTTATTTCTTTTTTCGTAGCCGCTTTCTTCGGGATCGTTTTCGGGTGGTACCCTGCCAAAAAAGCGGCAGGACTGAATCCTATCGAAGCTTTGAGATTTGAATGA
- a CDS encoding glycosyltransferase family 1 protein, protein MIIAIDARSLEQPTTGVGRYLSNVLKRWKDHPEHEFLLYFKNRIPQEEYLKSSNFRPKLLGSAFGFSSNFFFQHVLIPINIKKDRVDFFFSPFYLKPFYCPARSSVALHDISYEAHPEWFDSRSQFILRMMSKYSAKSTDLIFTISEFSKNEIIKYYGTSPEKIKVTYLACDEGFEKKDRSASEMGEKPGKYKIEGKYILYIGSIFTRRHVPELIRAFGKISEELNDYQLVVLGKNHTYPFEDIDGQAADINKKLGRNAILHIDSVAEEELNYLYGGCEFVIYLSDYEGFGLPVVEAQKFDKPVVTTRGSSLPEAGGNSVEYVGHNTEKEIYDSMKRLILDGPYREKLVLLGRENLKRFSWQRCADEILRNIESIKKRG, encoded by the coding sequence ATGATCATTGCGATCGATGCAAGAAGCCTTGAGCAGCCGACAACTGGAGTGGGAAGATATCTTTCCAATGTTTTGAAGCGCTGGAAAGACCATCCGGAGCATGAATTTCTGCTTTATTTCAAAAACAGGATACCGCAGGAAGAATATCTGAAGAGCTCTAATTTCCGCCCGAAGCTTCTTGGAAGCGCTTTTGGGTTTTCGAGCAATTTTTTCTTCCAGCATGTCCTTATTCCGATAAATATAAAAAAAGATAGGGTTGATTTCTTCTTTTCGCCTTTTTATCTGAAGCCTTTTTATTGTCCCGCAAGATCATCGGTTGCGCTCCATGACATTTCATATGAAGCGCATCCCGAGTGGTTCGATTCCCGAAGCCAGTTCATTCTGAGGATGATGTCGAAATATTCGGCGAAATCGACCGATCTTATTTTCACGATATCGGAGTTCAGCAAGAATGAGATCATAAAATACTATGGAACAAGCCCGGAAAAGATCAAGGTGACCTATCTTGCATGTGATGAGGGGTTTGAAAAAAAGGACAGGAGCGCGTCTGAAATGGGGGAAAAGCCGGGCAAGTACAAGATAGAAGGAAAATATATCCTTTATATAGGTTCAATCTTCACCAGGAGGCATGTTCCGGAATTGATCAGGGCCTTTGGGAAAATATCCGAAGAGCTTAATGATTATCAGCTTGTCGTGCTTGGAAAGAATCATACATATCCCTTTGAGGATATTGACGGCCAGGCGGCCGATATCAACAAAAAACTTGGAAGAAATGCCATTCTGCATATTGATTCGGTGGCGGAGGAAGAGCTGAATTATTTGTATGGCGGCTGTGAATTCGTGATCTATCTGTCGGATTATGAGGGGTTCGGCCTTCCGGTTGTTGAAGCGCAGAAATTCGATAAACCCGTCGTTACGACCCGAGGAAGCTCGCTTCCGGAGGCGGGGGGAAATTCCGTTGAATATGTCGGACACAATACGGAAAAAGAAATATATGATAGTATGAAAAGGCTGATCCTTGACGGACCCTATAGGGAAAAATTGGTTTTGCTGGGGCGGGAGAATCTAAAAAGGTTCAGCTGGCAAAGATGCGCGGATGAGATATTGCGGAATATTGAGTCAATAAAAAAAAGAGGTTAA
- a CDS encoding HU family DNA-binding protein, whose protein sequence is MTKDELIGSIAAKTDVSKKEVELVVNAALEAITKTLVEGGKVALTGFGTFSVSKRAARVGVNPQKPGEKIQIPAMTVPKFKAGKSLKDAVK, encoded by the coding sequence ATGACAAAAGACGAACTTATCGGCAGTATTGCAGCAAAAACGGACGTTTCAAAAAAGGAAGTTGAATTGGTCGTAAACGCTGCATTAGAAGCCATAACCAAGACTCTAGTTGAGGGCGGAAAGGTCGCTCTGACAGGATTCGGCACTTTCTCTGTAAGCAAGAGAGCTGCAAGAGTAGGAGTTAATCCTCAGAAACCGGGCGAAAAGATCCAGATCCCGGCAATGACGGTTCCAAAGTTCAAAGCAGGCAAGAGCCTGAAGGATGCCGTAAAATAA
- a CDS encoding ABC transporter ATP-binding protein has translation MSIAELIKLKDIKKIYTNGEVETSVLKGVSFSVNEGEFVAIMGASGSGKSTLMHLIGFLDKPSSGDYYFEGLDTSKLDDDKLAEFRSEKIGFIFQSYNLLQRTSVLENVLLPTTYLANINEKEMKEKAVALLAKVGLTHRLDHRPNQLSGGEQQRVAIVRALINNPRLILADEPTGNLDSKSGEEIVEILQKLNNEGHTIIMVTHEKYTAECAKRILHVKDGLIIEDEVIGKRRLAANGEFKK, from the coding sequence ATGTCAATAGCAGAGTTGATAAAACTGAAGGATATAAAAAAAATTTATACGAACGGGGAGGTGGAAACGAGCGTGTTAAAAGGCGTTTCGTTTTCAGTCAATGAAGGCGAATTTGTCGCCATTATGGGGGCATCGGGTTCGGGAAAATCAACTCTTATGCATCTAATTGGTTTTTTGGACAAACCTTCAAGCGGAGATTATTATTTTGAGGGCCTTGATACTTCCAAGCTGGATGATGACAAGCTTGCCGAGTTTCGCAGTGAAAAGATCGGATTTATTTTTCAATCATATAATCTTCTGCAGAGGACCAGTGTTCTGGAGAATGTGCTTCTTCCAACGACCTATTTGGCCAATATCAATGAAAAGGAAATGAAGGAAAAAGCCGTTGCGCTTCTTGCGAAAGTCGGTTTGACGCATAGGCTTGACCATAGGCCGAATCAATTATCGGGCGGAGAACAGCAAAGAGTGGCTATCGTGAGGGCTCTTATAAACAATCCGAGGCTTATTCTTGCCGATGAACCGACGGGAAATCTTGACAGCAAATCCGGCGAAGAGATCGTTGAGATATTGCAAAAGCTGAACAATGAAGGCCATACAATTATCATGGTTACGCATGAAAAATATACCGCAGAGTGTGCAAAGAGGATCCTGCATGTAAAAGACGGGCTTATTATAGAAGACGAAGTAATAGGCAAAAGAAGACTTGCTGCGAATGGGGAGTTTAAGAAATGA
- the rny gene encoding ribonuclease Y, which yields MLVLALIAFSTGCILGYFGRQILAQKQVESAEAKVSKIFTEAKDKAAEIILEAKNKAVKTLEDVKREETERTRQVIRNEQRLEKKEEMLDKKSDEAERQKNVLQEKAKQIMKIKEDVEVIKKDQIAKLEKIAGLTIEDAKTVLLDKAEKDHKEDLVKRIKFLQAEEADEVKKKANEIIVQAIQKYSGSHAAEVTTSSVMLPSDEMKGRIIGREGRNIKTLEQLTGVEVIIDDTPDTIIISGFDPIRRQVAKLSLEKLMSDGRIHPARIEEVVNDVKKEIIDVVKRAGQASVAEVGVAGLDPKLVQLLGRLKFRTSYGQNVLMHSIEVAQLSNSLAVELGADVTVAKKAGLLHDIGKAVDHEIQGTHIEIGRNILKKFGLSEDIIKAMQSHHEDYPFESTEAVIIRVADAISAARPGARKDTLENYIKRLEELENIANTFDEVEKSYAIQAGREIRIFVTPEKIDDLGALKLSRKVADKIEETLNYPGEIKVHVIRETRAVEYAR from the coding sequence ATGCTTGTGCTAGCTTTGATAGCCTTTTCAACGGGTTGTATTTTGGGTTATTTCGGCAGGCAGATCCTCGCTCAGAAACAGGTTGAATCGGCCGAAGCAAAGGTGTCAAAGATATTCACTGAAGCAAAAGACAAAGCGGCGGAAATAATCTTGGAAGCCAAGAATAAAGCCGTAAAGACCCTTGAAGACGTAAAAAGAGAAGAAACGGAGAGGACCAGGCAGGTCATCAGGAATGAGCAGAGGCTTGAGAAAAAAGAAGAGATGCTGGACAAGAAGTCAGATGAGGCTGAGAGGCAGAAAAACGTGCTGCAGGAAAAAGCGAAGCAGATCATGAAGATAAAAGAGGATGTCGAGGTTATAAAGAAGGACCAGATAGCGAAACTTGAAAAGATCGCCGGTCTGACTATTGAAGATGCCAAGACGGTGCTTTTGGATAAGGCGGAAAAAGACCACAAGGAAGACCTGGTAAAAAGAATAAAATTCCTCCAGGCCGAAGAGGCGGACGAGGTTAAGAAGAAAGCCAATGAGATCATTGTGCAGGCAATTCAGAAATATTCAGGCTCGCATGCGGCTGAAGTTACGACTTCAAGCGTAATGCTTCCGAGCGATGAGATGAAGGGGAGGATAATCGGACGCGAAGGAAGGAACATAAAGACACTGGAACAGTTGACGGGGGTTGAGGTTATAATCGATGATACTCCGGATACGATAATCATTTCGGGTTTTGATCCGATCAGAAGGCAGGTTGCGAAACTTTCGCTCGAGAAACTCATGTCTGATGGAAGGATCCATCCTGCAAGGATCGAAGAGGTTGTAAATGACGTGAAGAAGGAAATAATCGATGTTGTGAAGAGGGCGGGACAGGCATCTGTCGCAGAAGTAGGAGTTGCGGGGCTTGATCCGAAACTGGTGCAGCTTCTGGGAAGGCTGAAGTTCAGGACGAGCTATGGCCAGAACGTGCTTATGCATTCCATAGAAGTCGCTCAATTATCGAACTCGCTTGCCGTAGAACTCGGTGCGGATGTGACGGTTGCGAAAAAAGCGGGACTCCTGCATGACATCGGAAAAGCGGTCGATCATGAAATTCAGGGAACTCATATTGAGATCGGACGGAATATATTAAAAAAATTCGGTTTGTCGGAGGATATCATAAAGGCGATGCAATCGCATCATGAAGACTATCCGTTCGAATCGACGGAGGCCGTGATCATAAGGGTTGCGGATGCGATCTCGGCGGCGAGACCGGGCGCGAGGAAGGATACTCTCGAGAACTATATCAAGAGGCTTGAAGAGCTTGAAAATATCGCAAACACTTTCGATGAAGTCGAGAAATCATATGCTATCCAGGCGGGACGCGAGATCAGGATATTCGTTACGCCGGAAAAAATAGATGATCTCGGGGCATTGAAACTGTCGCGGAAAGTGGCCGATAAGATCGAAGAGACATTGAACTATCCGGGAGAGATCAAAGTTCATGTCATAAGAGAGACCAGGGCCGTGGAATATGCGAGATAA
- a CDS encoding ABC transporter permease, which translates to MKIVKIIKFALGNIAVNKRRSFLTMLGIIIGVGSVITIMAVGAGAQSYVFNQIESLGSNLVGVLPGASEEGGPPSSMFGVVITTLTYDDAKEIKKIPHIIAVTPYVNGNADISYENRSKNATFSGVTSDFINVENAEVVSGRFIVQDEDESVSRIVVLGNSVYEKLFIAENAIGRRVKIDQESFVVVGILKKKGSSVSGQDDQVFIPVKTAQKIMLGIDHISFLRGKVDLKENIPMAISMIRKLLMQRHNITDPAKADFTVRSMTQALDIIGSVTNALNLFLGAIAAISLIVGGVGIMNIMLVSVTERTREIGLRKAIGAKRSDIRNQFLVESVMLTFVGGSIGVILGSIFSVLIALVLQYLGYHWEMIISPFSVIISVSVAVIIGIVFGLYPAHKAAKLNAIEALRYE; encoded by the coding sequence ATGAAAATTGTTAAAATTATTAAATTTGCACTTGGAAACATCGCTGTCAACAAAAGGCGGTCTTTTTTGACTATGCTGGGAATCATCATAGGAGTGGGCAGTGTCATAACGATCATGGCGGTGGGCGCAGGGGCGCAAAGCTATGTTTTCAATCAGATCGAATCCCTTGGAAGCAATCTCGTAGGGGTTCTTCCCGGCGCCAGCGAGGAAGGCGGTCCGCCTTCATCGATGTTCGGGGTTGTGATAACGACGCTCACCTATGATGACGCCAAAGAGATCAAAAAGATCCCCCATATCATCGCCGTAACCCCGTATGTCAATGGGAATGCCGATATTTCCTATGAAAACAGATCGAAAAATGCCACTTTTTCGGGAGTGACTTCGGATTTCATCAACGTTGAAAATGCGGAAGTCGTGAGCGGAAGATTCATTGTCCAGGATGAAGATGAAAGCGTTTCCAGGATCGTGGTTCTGGGAAATTCCGTTTATGAAAAATTATTCATCGCGGAAAACGCGATCGGAAGGAGGGTGAAAATAGATCAGGAGAGTTTCGTCGTCGTCGGCATTTTGAAGAAGAAAGGTTCATCCGTCTCCGGCCAGGACGACCAGGTCTTTATTCCGGTCAAGACGGCGCAGAAGATCATGCTGGGGATCGACCATATTTCTTTTCTTAGGGGCAAGGTGGACCTGAAAGAGAACATTCCAATGGCCATAAGTATGATACGCAAATTATTGATGCAGAGGCACAACATAACCGATCCCGCTAAGGCAGATTTTACGGTGCGCAGCATGACGCAAGCGCTGGACATAATCGGAAGCGTGACAAATGCCCTTAATCTGTTCCTGGGTGCGATTGCTGCCATATCTCTCATTGTGGGCGGAGTCGGGATAATGAACATCATGCTGGTCAGCGTGACGGAACGGACCAGGGAGATCGGTCTTCGAAAGGCGATCGGCGCCAAGCGGTCCGATATCAGGAACCAGTTCCTTGTGGAATCCGTAATGCTTACTTTCGTCGGCGGGTCTATCGGAGTGATCCTGGGGTCGATATTTTCGGTTTTGATCGCTCTCGTTCTGCAATATCTCGGGTATCACTGGGAGATGATTATCTCTCCTTTTTCAGTTATAATTTCCGTGTCTGTTGCGGTGATCATCGGGATCGTTTTTGGACTTTACCCGGCCCATAAGGCGGCAAAATTAAATGCGATCGAAGCATTGAGATACGAATAA
- a CDS encoding DUF559 domain-containing protein, translating into MILQYNKKLKSRARELRKNMTDAEKLLWLKIRGRQIKDSQFYRQKTIGNYIVDFYCSCAKLVIEVDGGQHCENVNKEKDRVRDGYMQDCGLKVLRFTNIEVLKNIEGVVEKIYEEMN; encoded by the coding sequence ATGATTCTACAATATAATAAAAAACTAAAATCCAGAGCGCGGGAACTTCGTAAGAATATGACAGATGCTGAAAAATTGCTTTGGTTGAAAATAAGAGGTAGGCAAATAAAGGATAGTCAGTTTTATCGCCAGAAAACAATTGGCAATTATATAGTGGATTTTTATTGTTCATGCGCTAAATTGGTAATAGAAGTAGATGGCGGACAGCACTGCGAAAATGTGAATAAAGAAAAAGACAGAGTCCGGGATGGATATATGCAAGATTGTGGTTTAAAAGTTCTGAGATTTACAAATATAGAGGTTTTGAAGAATATTGAGGGAGTTGTTGAAAAGATTTATGAAGAGATGAATTGA
- a CDS encoding TIGR00282 family metallophosphoesterase yields MIKANLLINEMKILFFGDMVGKAARMAIKRALPAYKKKYGYDVAIANCDNVAHGKGVTKNTLREIASFGIDIMTCGDHVWDTSESGEIIKSKKEFNFLCPANYPRFELDKGFRIFEVNGAKIMVINLIGRVFFQRYPDCPFRAADRIINENKGKVKVIVIDFHAEATSEKRALAQYLDSRVSAVCGTHTHVQTADNEVQKGGTAFISDVGMVGPKDSIIGCKKEVVIEQMISQIPFKYEISDDNSAIVNAVLMDIDEETGKAKSIERISEVLSDVF; encoded by the coding sequence TTGATAAAAGCTAATTTGCTTATTAACGAGATGAAGATATTATTTTTTGGAGATATGGTGGGCAAAGCCGCAAGGATGGCGATAAAGAGAGCTTTGCCTGCATATAAGAAGAAATATGGCTATGACGTAGCGATCGCAAATTGCGATAATGTCGCACATGGCAAAGGCGTGACCAAGAATACACTGAGAGAGATCGCTTCATTCGGGATCGATATTATGACTTGCGGGGATCATGTCTGGGATACGAGCGAATCCGGAGAGATCATAAAAAGCAAGAAAGAATTCAATTTTTTATGTCCCGCGAATTATCCCAGGTTTGAATTAGACAAGGGATTCAGGATTTTTGAGGTGAACGGCGCCAAGATAATGGTCATCAATCTGATCGGAAGGGTGTTTTTCCAGAGATATCCTGACTGTCCGTTTCGCGCGGCGGACAGGATTATAAACGAGAATAAGGGAAAAGTGAAAGTCATTGTAATAGATTTTCACGCGGAAGCCACGAGTGAGAAAAGAGCCCTTGCACAATATCTTGATTCAAGGGTCAGTGCTGTATGCGGGACGCATACGCACGTACAGACAGCCGACAATGAGGTGCAGAAAGGCGGAACGGCTTTTATCTCAGATGTCGGAATGGTCGGACCGAAGGATTCGATAATCGGATGCAAGAAAGAAGTGGTGATCGAGCAAATGATCAGCCAGATCCCGTTCAAATATGAGATAAGTGACGATAATTCCGCGATCGTGAACGCGGTTCTGATGGACATCGACGAAGAAACGGGAAAAGCGAAAAGCATAGAGAGGATCAGCGAGGTATTAAGCGATGTTTTTTAA
- a CDS encoding efflux RND transporter periplasmic adaptor subunit produces the protein MSKRNIIIAVAVLLIIIIAFFSFSKKPEPKYTTAQVTRGEVLQTVSATGTVEAAKKLDLNFVNSGKVQEINVKVGDHVEQGAIIAKLDTAQLDSQLEQARASLNSATADLNKLIEGATDEDLKLSQTAVENARIALENAQQSLLDAEEGSQNDILSAEASVNSAKTTLANARKSLDNTTTSNENNLNQDYDNAWDTINAGLVTASNSLNTNKTTLEYEDAQDTLSVLNIQYLNNATSSKAVATNSYNTANDYAISITSSLTHDKTDEALLKTKNALENIRTALSDTYKVLSATVTSSTLTQTELDTLKSNISSARTSTNTSISNITTANQDVSTQKITNQTNLDSAQATVNSAQSSLDLYEQSLVSARSSASLRVNAAESSVKAAEGALNQAEDQLAFKKARPRSADMLSFQSQVKKAQANVDLIQNQIDNSTLKSPDKGIITEINGEIGEIATSAKVFVSIITTDSFEIKANISEVDIAKVKIEDEVKITFDALGPDKEFVGKIISIDPAQTEVSGVIYYKVTAMFTADAQIIKPGMTANLDILTAKKENVLMIPFQALKEDGSRKYVQIVENGKLTDVNIEMGLKGDINIEVLSGLFEGQSVVTFVEGQA, from the coding sequence ATGTCCAAGCGAAACATAATTATTGCAGTTGCAGTTCTATTGATCATAATTATCGCTTTTTTCAGTTTTTCAAAAAAACCGGAGCCTAAATATACGACTGCGCAAGTGACCAGGGGGGAGGTTCTGCAGACCGTATCTGCAACCGGCACGGTTGAGGCGGCGAAGAAGCTTGATCTGAATTTTGTAAATTCGGGCAAGGTTCAGGAAATAAACGTTAAGGTCGGGGATCATGTCGAGCAGGGCGCTATTATCGCAAAGCTGGATACGGCTCAATTGGATTCTCAGCTTGAACAGGCGAGGGCGAGTCTGAATTCGGCGACCGCGGATCTGAACAAGCTGATAGAGGGAGCAACTGATGAAGATCTGAAGTTATCCCAGACTGCCGTTGAGAATGCAAGGATTGCATTGGAAAATGCACAGCAAAGCTTGCTGGATGCCGAGGAGGGATCGCAGAATGACATCTTGAGCGCAGAAGCTTCTGTGAACAGCGCAAAGACCACCCTGGCAAATGCCCGGAAGAGTCTTGATAATACCACGACTTCGAATGAAAATAATCTGAATCAAGATTATGATAATGCGTGGGATACGATCAATGCAGGCCTCGTGACGGCATCCAACTCGCTGAATACGAATAAGACGACGCTGGAATATGAAGATGCTCAGGATACCTTGAGCGTACTCAATATCCAATATCTCAATAATGCAACATCTAGCAAGGCAGTGGCCACTAATTCATATAATACAGCCAATGATTACGCGATCAGCATCACTTCTTCGCTGACGCACGATAAGACCGATGAAGCTCTTCTTAAGACGAAAAATGCTCTTGAGAATATCCGGACCGCGCTCAGCGATACATACAAAGTTCTTTCGGCGACCGTAACCTCGTCGACACTGACGCAAACCGAGCTTGATACGTTGAAATCGAATATTTCTTCAGCCAGGACTTCAACGAACACTTCAATATCCAACATAACTACAGCCAATCAGGATGTTTCTACGCAGAAGATAACAAATCAGACGAATTTGGACAGCGCTCAGGCCACGGTCAATTCGGCGCAAAGCTCCCTGGATCTTTATGAGCAATCTTTGGTTTCCGCAAGGTCATCCGCAAGCCTGAGGGTCAATGCCGCGGAGAGTTCGGTTAAGGCTGCCGAGGGGGCTCTGAATCAGGCCGAGGACCAGCTCGCGTTTAAAAAAGCGAGGCCGAGGAGCGCTGACATGCTTTCATTCCAATCGCAGGTCAAGAAAGCGCAGGCAAATGTGGATCTCATACAGAACCAGATCGATAATTCCACTCTCAAGTCTCCCGATAAAGGCATCATCACGGAAATTAACGGCGAGATAGGAGAGATTGCCACGTCGGCAAAAGTTTTCGTTTCGATCATAACCACGGACAGTTTTGAAATAAAAGCAAATATCTCCGAAGTGGACATAGCCAAAGTGAAGATCGAGGATGAAGTGAAAATAACCTTTGACGCGCTTGGTCCGGACAAAGAATTTGTCGGAAAGATCATCAGCATTGATCCGGCGCAGACCGAGGTGTCCGGCGTCATATATTACAAAGTTACGGCAATGTTCACAGCTGATGCGCAGATCATAAAACCGGGAATGACCGCCAATCTCGACATCCTGACCGCAAAGAAAGAAAATGTGCTTATGATTCCGTTCCAGGCTCTCAAAGAAGATGGTTCGCGAAAATATGTTCAGATCGTCGAAAATGGAAAGCTGACGGATGTCAACATTGAAATGGGATTGAAAGGGGATATAAACATAGAGGTTTTGAGCGGACTTTTCGAGGGCCAGAGCGTTGTAACGTTCGTTGAGGGTCAGGCCTAG